DNA from Lagenorhynchus albirostris chromosome 3, mLagAlb1.1, whole genome shotgun sequence:
taccgcaaggaaaaaaaaccaaaaaacctaaaTAAGCAACTTTaattacaatgtaaatgttaaacTTACCTAGATGCTACAGCCCAACCAGGCAGACCAAATCTTTCATAATCTCCTCCGTAAATATCACGGACCAGCTTGTCAGCTTGGGTGCTGTCACCTTTGGATGCCATTTCAAGAGCCTCTTCAAAACTTTCACAGCCAGTCAATAAACTACATAAACCAAGAAAGGTACCCCCTCCAAggctaaagaaaataaagaaacttgGTAAGTTGCATTTACACACTGTATTCTTTCTccaaagtaaaaggatggagcactcatttattcaatgaaCACATGGATAGATATTGCTAAACCTAAGAAAAACACATAGCAAAACCAAATTTGTCAGATCAAAGaataaaccaaaggaaaaaaatgtcgtCGTGTAAACAACAGACACAGAAGACCTTTTATATCTTCTAGTATCTTCACCTGATACCTTACACTTTGtaattgctaaaaataaatgtttttgtgtGCATGAAAAAGGAGTGCTAAAAGTTAATACTGTacaaattaaaaggagaaaaattgtaATTCTAAATGGTTTCCAGGAAATAATTTTGTGAAAGGCCTATTTACTTAGCCTGATAAGGCTGAAATCAACCCAACGTGATACATTAACATTTACATGACTCCGATATGAATACAGTGAGGACATTTATGTCAGGCTGGTCATCATGTTAAAGACAGAAGTTAACTTGGTTCTATTATTCTTTTGGATATGCTCACAAAATGAAATTATGCCACTCTAGCCGCTAAAATCAAAACCTTTGCTCCCTAGTCTCACCTAAATTTCTAACAGGTTATATTCCTGAATCACTGTTGGAATTTAGTTAATAGACTgaatttgtctttttgaattgacTGAAGTAGGCAGTACTTCCCTGTAATTCTTTGGCATAGAGAGTTTCAACGGAGGTAGACTTTTcagccaccacagaaataaaatactaattaaatTTAAGTATTATTCAAATAGGagtattacattaaaattaaaatgagtttttttcaggacttccctggcagtccaatggttaagagtctgtgctcccaacacagggagcacaggtttgatccctggtttgggaactaagatcccatatgctgcagagcatggCCAGCGTTTTTTTCACAAATCAATCTAATTTAAAGCATCCTAAAATCTTTCTTCCTCAATTAAGTAAACAGGAGCCTCCAGCTTCCTTAAAAGGTGATAAAGGACATATTGGAAtcataaggaaaaattttaaatctcatttcacATTCATATTCCAGGTATTAAAGAAAAGAGTTCATGTTAAATTCATCCTATATGAATTAATTACAATGTTGCCGAATACTCCACTTAAATGCGAATCAAATAAGAATGTTTCAAGCTTTAGgcttaaatatatctatataaaaatgagaaaaatgctttggaaaattaaaatgttattggaATCATTCCAGCTAAAAATTCACTCTTTTCATTATGGAAATTTTGATGCCAAATGATGCTAaccaaatataaacatttaatgatTTTAGTTTGAGTCTACACACATGCCTTATAAAAAAGTATTATCTGCAACACTTTAACTTATACTTACACATCTACATTTTTAGCTGTTGCACAATACACATTAGATTTCACAATTTCTGTGTAGAAAACAATATGCATGCTGCCTTAAGAACAAAAAGGTTACTACCTTGTCCCAGTTACTCGTTTATAGTTGTCTTTGGAATGGACTGCTAAAATACTGACTCCCGAACCAATGTTTACTACCAGAAGTGGATAGGGATCATCCAGGTTGAAAGGCATCTTTTGGCATCTCTCAGGTTCTGAGGCATTAGCAAAATAATAGCACTCTGCTTGTCCATTGAAACTGACAGAATCTATATACAGCAAGCCCTTTACAAGGCAGTCAAGTTCATCCAGTTTGTGCAGGTGGAGGTTTCCAATCTGTAAAAAAACACCAAAGCGAGTTTTATAAAGTGAACAAAGGAACGCATTCAAAATACTTGACTCGACTATACCATATAATTTCCATGTACTTTACAAAACTTCAAAATCATTTACAACCCACACGttttcacttgttttcttttgtgtcaAAATCTCTTAGGGACTTCATTTAGTCCTGTGGTTCTCAGTGGTAGTGGTATTACTTCTAGAGGTGTTCTGGAAATCTGTGTGGACTTTTTAGTTTTCACAAagatggggaagaggagagaatcaAACTAACATTTACTGGGCAGGGACTTGGGGTGCCAGACATCTGCAATGGGTGGGGCAGTTgtggaaaaaaaagagttaaccCTTCCCTGTATTACCTTTGAACATTACAACAGACATTTTTGTAGGCAGCAGTAGGaaaattcatttataattatCTGAGCCTATGTAAACAGGAAGTATTTTATCTATATGTGTATAGACacaaggtattcttttttttttttttttttttttgtggtatgcgggcctctcactgttgtggcctctcccattgcagagcacaggcttgggacgtgcaggctcagtggccatggctcacgggcccagccgctccgtgacatgtgggatcttcccggaccggggcacgaacccgtgtcccctgcatcggcaggcagactctcaaccactgcgccaccagggaagcccgacacaaGGTATTCTTTACGTGGTTTTAATACATACTAAATTTGCTAGGAACGCAACCACCACATAAAGTGAGGAAGTGTACTTTTTACTGTTTGGAACTTTACCTTGTGTTGTTTAGCATCTTCGAAAGTTATGTCACAACAGCAATACCACTTATGGTATTTGATTCTCCAATAAAACATACTGTATCAATCTTAGCATTTGTGGCTTTAGAAATTAAGTTCAATCTATGTACATACAAGCATCTAAATCTGACTACTTCATTATGCCCTCTTGTGTGATCATACCAGAGAATCTACCTACTGATATATAAATACCTTAACTTCCTGTCTTTATATTATAGTTTGGGTACTAATATGAAATTATTAAATTCATTTCAGGTTAGTAAAgagtatattataaaatatttactataaaagATCTCAGCTTAGATAAGCTTTTCAATTCTCTAAGGACTTATTAGGTATCACTCCCCCTTGTGTTCCCATGGCATCTCTTTTCATAgcaataatattaattataatgcATTGTACTTCTTAATTATAATGCACTGAACTTATAGTTCACTTAAATGTGTGGTCTAGGATACTGCACTCTTTGAGAGCTAAGTCTGTGTCTTATTCCTAGCTGACttctcagtgcctagcacaataCCTAACACAAACTAAGTGTTCAAATATTAGCTTAATAAATGATTGAGCtccaacaaaaacaaatattataaaacttcgtcactagaaaatatcaatacttcttaaaaaaaacttagaaCTCCGTAATTTGAATACCAGGGTCTCCAAACAATGGCCAGGTGAGAGCTGGCTTCAAGGACACTGCTTTTGGCAAACACTAAATATCACGCATCCAAAAAAACTGGATTCGAATTTATGGTCAGATTACTCAATAAACTGAATACAAATCAGTATTACTcatcataaaaatttttaataaaaactacCCCAAATTACAAGGTATTCACTTCCGTGAGCCATATAAGTGATCGCTTATGTTCTAGATTTTCTTATGTGAATCTGAGAAACGAAATGGTCCACATGcatattttcaagaaaaacaaatttcagtaAATCCaagtataaacttttttttttttttttttttgcggtttgcaggcctctcattgttgtggcctctcctgttgcggagcacaggctccggacgcgcaggctcagcggccatggctcacgggcctagccgctctgcggcatgtgggatcgccccggaccggggcacgaacccgggtcccctgcatcagcaggcggactcccaaccactgcgccaccagggaagccctaaacttttaaatctttattctAATGGGAAGGACTGGACACTTGGCAAACCCCTACTAGCACAGAAATCGACGCTTACATAATCCGCCTGCCATATCCAAATGACCCCCTTCAAGACAGAAACATGGTAGGGTCAATGGTATAAAATCCAAGAAAAAAGGGCTAATAGGGACTTTCATTCAGGTGTCTATTAATCAAAAGATACAGGTTTCAGTTAGGGTTTGGGAAGATGGTGGCCTTAGGAGAGATGACTGGATAATactcaaaaaaacaagcaaacacaggataataatagtgaaaatatTTCAAGCCCCATTTATATCTGGCTTTGCACACTGCCAAATTCACTGAAGTCTGcttttactgtagctttgtagcagtTCCTAAACTTAGCAGGTTTTACTCCATATTATGTACGACAGGCCCAACTCTGGCCAGTTTTTACTCATTGTATAAAGGtgtttaaatgctccaatcaaaagtaAGTCATGAATACATActtcccctgtatcagcaggggGAACTAGTCTAAGGAACGTATCAGACAGAAAACGAGCCTCatactttaaaaactgaagaGAATGGGTACCGATTTTTGCCTGTGAGCGAAATACCTACTGTGCGAAAATCTTTTTCAAACTTGTAAGCACCACCTCCTGTAGCACATAGCACCGTGTGTAATGTTGAGAAGTTTTTATCTCTTCCCATTTGGATAAAAGTAGGCAGGTCCTGGGTTGGAAATCTGATAAAGTGCAAGTTCCCTCTCCGGCCAAAAAGCGTTAAATCTTTCAGTTCAAGGTGTACATCCCGAATACCAGTGGATCCATAGGCTACGTTAGAAGTCAGATATTTCCGGATACTTTTTAAGCTCTCAACTTCTTCTTGTTCTTCCTCTGCTGTGATATCGATAGGTTCAAAATATGAGAGCTTTACCAGAGTTCCCCCGATGTCCATGCCAAACCATGGGAAAGCtatggataaaaaataaataaaaatatatatcctgattttagaaatgcaaattaggaCCTAGTTAATTAGCCACAAGCTTCATTTACCCTGAATCATGCATTCAGTCAATATAATACTTTTGAGGTAAGACAAATCTATGTGAAACTCACCCTTTTCCCTTCAAAATGTTATTCTGTGTATTTTCTCAAAACCCATAACTCAGCATGCCTGCGGCTGGACCAGGGCCTTTTAATTCCTGGTCTGGTAGgcattccttttcatttattacaTAGTTATCATGTGCCCCAGGAGATTAGGAAAAATTTGGACCAATTTGGTTTTAATAATAGGTCATCACCTACGGCTTGAAAATGTTTCTAcgattttaatgtaataaaattgGCCTATAATCACTTCAAGTAACCCAAGGGAAAAGTACCTCcttaaaaagaactttttttctttgctcattaAACTTACTAGGCTTCTTTAGTGCATCTGGTTAATAAAATTAGCTGTTGATAACGCTGAAAGTAAATCTACTTGGAAACAGGCACATTTGGGGAGGTAGCATCATCTGGGTTTGGGACTTGGTGCTCTCTCACTAACTGGGCTATATGACATAGGAAAAGCCATTAACCTCTCAAATCTTAGTTTCCTTAAGGTCTGTTTCTATTCTCTGGGATCTTAATCATTATGATAGAGACTCAAAAATAATACTTAAGATACATAGATTACAAAATGCCTAACAACATGTATTTAACAGTTTATTATGTATAAGTTGTCAAGGAAATTTAGTTCCCTTTGTTtcttatatattgatattttacttatttgataTGTGTGTACCATTAGAAACCGGAAACATACGATTCAATGAGAAAAGATTCGGTACATTTCTCTATACAGGCACAATGCTTTTGTCACCTATAGATTTGTATAAACAACTAAGATGCTGAAGAAACtaaattttctcaattttgttgGGCAGCTAGCAATGGAGGCCAtcttaaataagtaaaacacttttattgatatatatattttttggccacgccccatggcttgtgggatcttagttccctgaactaGCGCCCTGCGCCCTGGGAGTGAAAGCGGGGGCTGCAAGGGAATTCCCAGtaacacacttttaaaataaaggagaggCCATTCAAGACTCACCTCACATCCAGCCTGTTAGATACATCTATGTCTGTTCTCTTAGGGGTATCTGCTCTTAAAGGAAGAGTAACTGGAGATGCTATATTGCAGACCATGAACGTCTTGGTTACCTTAATATCCAAACTAGAACATTATAGGTCCCTTCTTTTGCATAGAGATCCTTTCAACTCAGCAGAGTTCTGGAATTCATTTCCTTATGCCAGAGAAATAATCACCATTCAAAAAGTATGGGGGAGGCAACAAGAACACAGAAGACACGTATTCTTAATTACGATCCACTCCTTTGATTTAGCAAGTGATCTAATTTCCAGTGCATTAAAGCAAATACTTATGCTTGTTATTTTGTCACTAACTAAAatgagaaggggagggggcacaAAACTCAAACTTTATTGATTTGTGATGAAAGTACAAAGTTATTAAGGACAACCAGAGGCCCACTAATACTTCCATGAGGTAAGAAAAATACCACTTTCCAAAGAAATCAGGCAAATATCTAAATCTATAGCTTTGCTGCTTCTGGCCAAGGGACAGGTTAAAAGTAGGTCACCAGGGCGTAAGCATCCTACTTCTTGCATACAGCCTAAACATTTCTCATTCTCTCGAGAATAAAACTCTCCACTGTCGAGGtgaaaaaaatgaaccaaaaatacatttaaagaacaaaacataccttccataaatataaataagtacttTGATGATGGCAAATAAACATTACCTTCTACAGACTTTTGAGCATTTCCTAGAATCTCTCATGATGTTTACGTGGCCTTCCAAAAAAATAGTAGCTCCTATTCTATTTCTCACCCGAGCCTAAGAGAACTGCCATTAGTTCCCCGTAAGTAACAAAAATATCCAGAACCAGCATAAGCAGAGTGCTACCAAGAAATTATCTTTCCTACCAGGTAGATTAGGTATGCAAAAGGAGAAACCCACATGCCTGATCACCTCTTTAGCCACAAGGGCAGACTGCTAATTTCTAACAAACTGCATTATAAAAGTTTGGTGTCTTGTTAAGTGTTGGTAAGAGGTAGCGGAGAAGCTTTAAGGAGCTATTTAATTGCTATTGGCCCCATGCAGATTTTAGCCCAAAGGGATCCTATGCCAAACTAGAATTTAATTGTTCTGGAGCAGAAAGAGAAACCAAATGCTGAAAATGTTCAGAAGCATTGGTGGATTATTTTAAGGAACAGAATTCTAAAATGAGCACGTGCAATGGTCAATTCCAGATACTGTTCAAGTTCCCGAATAAAAGACAGTTCACTCTTCCCAATAATCATTCCgaataaaaatgttgttttaaaacaGACTAAGAAAATAAACCATACTCACACCTTCAGTATTATAATTCCTCAGAAGAGCTTCAGAAGACTTTTCCCCCCTTTGGTAAATTAGTTACATCTAAGAGAATATTAGAAACTATCACCTCCAACTGCACCTTACTATCCACTGGAAGTGATCATTCTTAAGTAATGACTCAATTTACAAACAGTTATATAGAAGCAAACGGCACACATATGCTACATACCTCTCTCTGGTCTTGACAAAAACTTCACATACCTTACTGCTTGGGTTAGCAAAGCAGACACCCAAACCTACACTgcaccaaatgaataaatatatatatatgtatattaaaaaaatcttgtatTACCACTCTATTAATCATGTTACATGCTCTACAGGTAAGCAAAACAGAGGCTGACCCTTACCTTAAAAAATCACGTCAGTTGAGGTACAGAGGAACACCACTGCTTagatttttactattatttaagTAGCGTGAAAAACACAAGTAAAGGTAATGCAAACATTGCCACTGTTTGggttctagaaaaaaatttttcattagaTTGTTTGACTTCATTCTTCTCCTGGAGTTGAATTAACACATAATTTCAAATGCTCATCTTTTAGTTATACAATTTAGAGGGTGAAACcaattccttttcttattttctggttAAATACAGGCATTTGGTTTACAGGCTGGTATATACTAGTGATGTATCAGAAAGCAATGTTTTCTAACACTTGGGTGAGTAACTGTAAGAAAATGTGTGAAGCCAAAGTCACTTGTTTAACTAGTATGAGATACAGTTTTTAGTTACTAGTGCTGCTCTAAGGATTAAATGACGCAATGCATGTAAAAGATAGTGCTTACATACAAAGTGCTCACTAAATTTatgattataaaaaaaagaaaccctatgCAAGAACTCAAAAACAAGTGTGTCTTTAGCTAAACTGAGTGGTTTGAAACATCAGGAATAATACtttccagttatatatatatatttccatgacAGTTCATAGTTGAAATTCTTTcccacatgcaaaagaacaagatgttctttatttttactgtaaagAGCTGAGTAGACAGTAAAGTCATCTTTTACATATAGGAAACTGGAAATGTTATTTCAGACTTCTAAATCATATTAACTGACTGGTTTTTCAGCATAACTCTTTTAACATTAATGGTCTCACAGTGTACCACAATATATTAATAAACAAATTACTTCTAAAAAATAGATGTTCTTTTACTTCTCAacctaaagtttattttataaactctTAATTATCATCTTTACTAGATATGAAACACCTTTGCCAGAGATGGTATTCACACCTGATTATAAGTTTGCCCAAATCTAAGTAATCAAATCGCTgtcaaggcaaaaataaaataataacataaggGTCAGAATATGAGCTTGTCATAGTTAAACTCATTTTACTAAATGGAAATTCTAACACAAGCAGAGAAAACCTATGTGTTGAGGGAAGATGTCCAACTGTTCTACATTACTGCATCTGTTCAAGATTCATTTAATTCAGCAAATGTACAGTAAAATAGTAGTATTTCTATATTACTCTCTCATTTTAAGACTTCACATCAGTATTTCATAGACTCCTGAACGAGAACtctttagctattatttttttttttaaaatcattgtttaaaaaaatgttttaactggCAGATAAAACTACCAGATAAGAAAGGTTTGTGCTTCTCTAAGTATTTAGACTACGCCCTACAGGTGCAAAAGAAAGAACACAGGACTATGAGTCAGGTGACTTAGGGCCCTGAACCTCAGTTAGCAGAGTTGTAAAAGGTGTACAAGGTGTACAAGTTGTACAAGATGCAGCCTTGTAAAAGTTACTCTGGGGCTCAGTAAGTTCAGTTTTCCTCAGCAGTAAAATGAGAACCAAATTATCTCACATTTAAATAACAATTAACCGTTTCTGGAGTGCTTTGGTATGTTGCCTCTCCGTGGAGGTTTTCAAGACCGGACGGACGGGCGGGAAAAGACAGTATCAGTGCTCCCGTTCTATAGCAAGAGATTTCCTAGAACTGTTGGGAGGATCACACAACACTGCAAAATGGCAAAACACCAATACAATTCTAAGACAGAAGCATGCATCCCGCATTCCTAGTCGCTCTGGAAGAATGAACTTCAAGTATGACAATCACAACGGCTGAGTGATTAAAT
Protein-coding regions in this window:
- the PANK3 gene encoding pantothenate kinase 3 isoform X1, translating into MKIKDAKKPSFPWFGMDIGGTLVKLSYFEPIDITAEEEQEEVESLKSIRKYLTSNVAYGSTGIRDVHLELKDLTLFGRRGNLHFIRFPTQDLPTFIQMGRDKNFSTLHTVLCATGGGAYKFEKDFRTIGNLHLHKLDELDCLVKGLLYIDSVSFNGQAECYYFANASEPERCQKMPFNLDDPYPLLVVNIGSGVSILAVHSKDNYKRVTGTSLGGGTFLGLCSLLTGCESFEEALEMASKGDSTQADKLVRDIYGGDYERFGLPGWAVASSFGNMIYKEKRESVSKEDLARATLVTITNNIGSVARMCAVNEKINRVVFVGNFLRVNTLSMKLLAYALDYWSKGQLKALFLEHETMSVSVVLKASMVFRNM
- the PANK3 gene encoding pantothenate kinase 3 isoform X2 codes for the protein MKIKDAKKPSFPWFGMDIGGTLVKLSYFEPIDITAEEEQEEVESLKSIRKYLTSNVAYGSTGIRDVHLELKDLTLFGRRGNLHFIRFPTQDLPTFIQMGRDKNFSTLHTVLCATGGGAYKFEKDFRTIGNLHLHKLDELDCLVKGLLYIDSVSFNGQAECYYFANASEPERCQKMPFNLDDPYPLLVVNIGSGVSILAVHSKDNYKRVTGTSLGGGTFLGLCSLLTGCESFEEALEMASKGDSTQADKLVRDIYGGDYERFGLPGWAVASSFGNMIYKEKRESVSKEDLARATLVTITNNIGSVARMCAVNEKINRVVFVGNFLRVNTLSMKLLAYALDYWSKGQLKALFLEHEGYFGAVGALLGLPNFS